In the genome of Streptomyces globosus, one region contains:
- a CDS encoding TOBE domain-containing protein → MQTYTIGQAARLPGVSPDTARRRADAGRVATHRDPAGRRVIGGRDLAAFAVEAGQGAAAEDGAPHTSARNAFPGIVTAVRLGDVAARIGIQAGLHRIVSLLTREAVAEPGLAVGRRATARVKSTSVHIDRA, encoded by the coding sequence ATGCAGACCTACACCATCGGCCAGGCGGCGCGCCTGCCGGGCGTCAGCCCGGACACGGCCCGCCGCCGGGCCGACGCCGGCCGGGTCGCGACCCACCGCGACCCCGCCGGCCGACGGGTGATCGGCGGCCGCGACCTGGCCGCCTTCGCCGTCGAGGCGGGCCAGGGCGCCGCCGCCGAGGACGGCGCACCGCACACCTCGGCCCGCAACGCCTTCCCCGGCATCGTCACCGCCGTGCGGCTCGGCGACGTCGCCGCCCGGATCGGGATACAGGCCGGCCTGCACCGCATCGTCTCGCTGCTCACCCGGGAGGCCGTCGCCGAACCCGGCCTGGCCGTCGGCCGGCGGGCCACCGCCCGCGTGAAGTCCACCAGCGTCCACATCGACCGCGCCTGA
- the modA gene encoding molybdate ABC transporter substrate-binding protein codes for MPPAPQRRTAPAAAVLAAVLLPALTACGGSTDSGAGSPAVSGPASAPGAAHLTVLAASSLTDVFKTAGAAYEKARPGTRVTFSFAGSQELAAQVRQGAPADVLVTADTRTMDGLAAETGSPSVIARNRLVIATGKGNPFKIGGLKDLADSKVKVVLAAPEVPVGRYSRRILDAQQVRVAPVSEEPNVRAVLAKVELGEADAGLVYQTDAAKSADKVATVDIPDGQNAVASYPAAALRQSRNAAAAAAFTAWLSGPEAQKIFQDAGFQKP; via the coding sequence ATGCCCCCCGCCCCCCAGCGCCGCACCGCCCCGGCCGCGGCAGTCCTGGCCGCCGTCCTGCTGCCCGCCCTGACCGCCTGCGGCGGCAGCACCGACAGCGGGGCCGGCAGCCCGGCCGTCTCCGGCCCGGCGTCCGCCCCCGGCGCGGCGCACCTCACCGTCCTGGCCGCATCCTCCCTCACCGACGTGTTCAAGACCGCCGGTGCGGCCTACGAGAAGGCCCGCCCGGGCACCCGGGTCACCTTCTCCTTCGCCGGGTCCCAGGAGCTTGCCGCCCAGGTCAGGCAGGGCGCTCCCGCGGACGTGCTCGTCACCGCCGACACCAGGACGATGGACGGCCTCGCCGCCGAGACCGGCAGCCCCTCGGTCATCGCGAGGAACCGCCTGGTCATCGCCACGGGCAAGGGCAACCCGTTCAAGATCGGAGGGCTGAAGGACCTCGCCGACAGCAAGGTCAAGGTGGTGCTCGCGGCGCCCGAGGTCCCGGTCGGCCGCTACAGCCGACGGATCCTCGACGCGCAGCAGGTACGGGTGGCGCCCGTCTCCGAGGAGCCCAACGTCCGCGCGGTGCTCGCAAAGGTCGAACTCGGCGAGGCCGACGCCGGCCTCGTCTACCAGACGGATGCCGCCAAGTCCGCCGACAAGGTGGCGACAGTGGACATCCCGGACGGGCAGAACGCCGTCGCCTCCTACCCGGCCGCTGCGCTCAGGCAGTCGAGGAACGCTGCGGCCGCCGCCGCGTTCACCGCCTGGCTGAGCGGCCCGGAAGCGCAGAAGATCTTCCAGGACGCCGGCTTCCAGAAGCCGTGA
- a CDS encoding ABC transporter permease, which translates to MSRHRTLRTRPPVALALPALLAVAFLLLPLAGILVRTPWSELGSHLGSPGVLEALRLSLVVSFWALGLSLLLGVPLAWLLARVDFRGKAFVRSLVLLPMVLPPTVGGVALLLAFGRRGLLGPWLEESFGITLPFHTSGAVLAATFVAMPFLVISLEGALGGLRPSYEETAASLGASPVRVFFTVTLPMAGPGLVAGAALTWARALGEFGATITFAGNLPGTTQTLPLQVYLLLQDRPEAATSVSLLLLAIAMAVLIALRGRWSGTPLPRRRPAPQPPEDAAPQAPYEAGEAPAVPSNGGRWPLHAAVTGYTELTLDAAPGTTIAVVGENGAGKTTLLRALLGLTPRAEAELRLGDADVTALPPHRRRVAWVPQDGALFPHLSALANTAYGLRAHGMPRAEARREARRWLERLGVGDLAGRRPGQLSGGQAQRVALARALAARPRLLLLDEPLAALDQATRARVRHTLRAHLAGFGGVCLLVTHDPVEAVSLADRVLVLAGGRTLQDAPPAEVARHPRSPWVARMLGRNAWQGTASAEGLALPGGGRLVVAETLPAGVPALAVIGPEAVSVHRERPAGSPRNVWPGTVREITSVGSRLRVLVASPGVPDLVAEITPDAAAELGLADGAQVWTSVKATEATLVGL; encoded by the coding sequence ATGAGCAGACACCGCACCCTCCGCACCCGGCCGCCCGTGGCGCTGGCGCTGCCCGCGCTGCTCGCCGTCGCGTTCCTGCTGCTGCCCCTCGCCGGGATCCTCGTCCGCACGCCCTGGTCCGAGCTCGGCAGCCACCTCGGCAGCCCCGGCGTCCTCGAAGCGCTGCGGCTCTCGCTCGTCGTGTCGTTCTGGGCGCTGGGCCTGTCGCTCCTGCTGGGGGTGCCGCTGGCGTGGCTGCTGGCCCGCGTCGACTTCAGGGGCAAGGCCTTCGTGCGGTCGCTGGTGCTGCTCCCGATGGTGCTGCCGCCGACCGTGGGCGGTGTGGCACTGCTGCTCGCCTTCGGGCGGCGCGGGCTGCTCGGGCCCTGGCTGGAGGAGTCCTTCGGCATCACCCTGCCGTTCCACACGTCGGGCGCGGTGCTCGCGGCCACGTTCGTCGCCATGCCGTTCCTGGTGATCAGCCTCGAAGGCGCACTCGGCGGACTGCGGCCGAGCTACGAGGAGACCGCCGCCTCCCTGGGGGCCTCGCCGGTCCGCGTGTTCTTCACCGTCACCCTCCCCATGGCGGGCCCGGGACTCGTGGCCGGGGCAGCACTGACATGGGCCCGCGCGCTGGGCGAGTTCGGCGCGACCATCACCTTCGCGGGCAACCTGCCCGGCACCACCCAGACCCTGCCCCTCCAGGTCTACCTGCTGCTCCAGGACCGGCCCGAGGCGGCGACGTCCGTCTCGCTGCTGCTGCTGGCGATCGCCATGGCCGTGCTGATCGCCCTGCGGGGGCGCTGGTCGGGCACCCCGCTCCCCCGCCGCCGGCCGGCGCCGCAGCCGCCGGAGGACGCCGCGCCGCAGGCGCCGTACGAGGCCGGGGAGGCGCCCGCGGTCCCGAGCAACGGCGGACGCTGGCCCCTGCACGCCGCGGTCACCGGGTACACCGAGCTCACCCTGGACGCCGCCCCCGGCACCACCATCGCCGTCGTCGGCGAGAACGGCGCCGGCAAGACGACCCTGCTGCGCGCCCTCCTCGGGCTGACGCCGCGCGCCGAAGCCGAACTGCGGCTCGGCGACGCCGACGTCACGGCCCTGCCCCCGCACCGCCGCCGGGTCGCCTGGGTCCCCCAGGACGGGGCGCTGTTCCCGCACCTGAGCGCCCTGGCCAACACCGCGTACGGGCTGCGGGCACACGGAATGCCGCGGGCGGAGGCCCGGCGGGAGGCCCGGCGGTGGCTGGAGCGGCTCGGCGTCGGCGACCTCGCCGGCCGCAGGCCCGGCCAGCTGTCCGGCGGCCAGGCCCAGCGGGTGGCGCTCGCCCGGGCGCTCGCCGCCCGGCCGCGGCTGCTGCTGCTCGACGAGCCGCTGGCCGCCCTCGACCAGGCGACCCGGGCCCGCGTACGGCACACGCTGCGCGCGCACCTGGCCGGGTTCGGCGGGGTGTGCCTGCTGGTGACGCACGATCCCGTCGAGGCGGTGTCGCTGGCCGACCGGGTGCTCGTCCTGGCCGGCGGGCGGACCCTGCAGGACGCGCCGCCCGCCGAGGTGGCCCGGCATCCGCGGTCGCCGTGGGTGGCGCGGATGCTGGGCCGGAACGCCTGGCAGGGGACCGCGTCCGCCGAGGGGCTCGCGCTGCCCGGAGGGGGCCGGCTGGTGGTGGCCGAGACGCTGCCCGCCGGGGTTCCGGCGCTCGCCGTCATCGGGCCGGAGGCGGTGTCGGTGCACCGCGAACGGCCCGCCGGCAGCCCGCGCAACGTGTGGCCGGGCACGGTACGGGAGATCACCTCGGTCGGCAGCCGGCTCCGCGTGCTCGTCGCCTCGCCTGGCGTGCCCGACCTGGTCGCGGAGATCACCCCGGACGCGGCCGCCGAGCTGGGACTGGCCGACGGGGCTCAGGTGTGGACGAGCGTCAAGGCCACGGAGGCGACGCTCGTCGGCCTGTGA
- a CDS encoding FBP domain-containing protein, whose amino-acid sequence MEPLTEKQIRASFVNCTKGEASRLKLPPDFGELPWEDLDFLGWVDPAAPLRAYLVRPGADGAAVGIGLRVPVTHRTSAVRSSVCQICLTAHAASGVSLLVAPLAGARGRDGNTVGSYVCADLACSLYLRGKRLPKLRTRTYEETLTVEERVERALANLDALTARITA is encoded by the coding sequence ATGGAACCACTCACCGAGAAGCAGATCCGCGCGTCCTTCGTGAACTGCACCAAGGGCGAGGCCTCGCGGCTGAAGCTCCCGCCGGACTTCGGCGAACTCCCCTGGGAGGACCTCGACTTCCTCGGCTGGGTCGATCCCGCAGCCCCGCTGCGCGCCTACCTCGTGCGCCCCGGCGCCGACGGGGCCGCCGTCGGCATAGGCCTCCGCGTCCCGGTCACCCACCGCACCAGCGCCGTCAGGTCCAGCGTCTGCCAGATCTGCCTGACCGCGCACGCCGCCTCCGGCGTGTCCCTGCTCGTCGCCCCCCTTGCGGGCGCCCGCGGCCGCGACGGCAACACCGTCGGCTCGTACGTCTGCGCCGACCTCGCCTGCTCCCTGTACCTGCGCGGCAAGCGGCTGCCCAAGCTGCGCACCCGCACGTACGAGGAGACACTCACCGTGGAGGAGCGCGTCGAGCGCGCGCTGGCCAACCTGGACGCCCTCACCGCCCGCATCACCGCCTGA
- a CDS encoding SpoIIE family protein phosphatase: MAERRPSPEVQWPARPDTSLALNHMGTFDWDLDSGRMHLDETALEVLGLRADEFNGTPAGLRVRLAPPEEARLDARVAQALKDGRSHYGAYVRRRRRNGTAAWTHIQGHILREPGGRPYRIIGIIRDAAHDPRESGAGGDRDEGRRRMTGVVERTTAILAHARTVNDVTDVLKDPEALGHLGAVSVMLGIVDGGRIHLVAEGRLGTYVPEIEYTRIEARFPMSEAVRSLQPVFIASRDEFRLRFPDLWPYIEPLAVHSGVYLPLIAQGRAIGALGLLYRREGDFTAEERNLLVALGSGIAQSLQRAILFEQEHDLAEGLQRAMLPRRIPDVPGTRIAVRYRAARMGRKIGGDWYDVVPLGEGRVGVMIGDVEGHDTDAAAVMGQLRIVLRAYAAEGHTPDTAMARASAFLHDLATDRLAACTYAELDLATGMLRMVRAAHHDPLVRRGDGSCHTVPVAGGPPLGAPRDEQPGAGTGYPVTSVELHPGDTLVLCTDGLLERHGADRAAGMRDLVRAVSTGPADVEELADVLCDPTGDPGARGDMALLLLRRRGTPTPRGGGPLRLRLAPGDPQGPSTARHLIRAAAAAWGARELTDEIELAADELITNALVHTDGGGHVGLRMTAEGRIRIEVEDSSSALPHRRQAGDWSVSGRGLLLVEELAQDWGVEPRGGGKCVWCEFAVPEHPAGP, from the coding sequence ATGGCCGAAAGGCGACCGAGCCCCGAGGTCCAGTGGCCGGCGCGGCCGGACACCAGCCTCGCGCTCAACCACATGGGCACCTTCGACTGGGACCTCGACAGCGGGCGGATGCACCTGGACGAAACCGCCCTCGAGGTCCTGGGCCTGCGAGCGGACGAGTTCAACGGCACCCCGGCCGGGCTGCGCGTCCGCCTCGCGCCCCCGGAGGAGGCCCGCCTCGACGCCCGCGTGGCACAGGCCCTCAAGGACGGGCGCAGCCACTACGGGGCGTACGTCCGGCGGCGCCGCCGCAACGGCACCGCCGCCTGGACCCACATCCAGGGGCACATCCTGCGCGAGCCCGGCGGCCGCCCGTACCGGATCATCGGGATCATCCGCGACGCCGCCCACGACCCCCGCGAGTCCGGGGCCGGCGGGGACCGCGACGAGGGCCGCCGCCGGATGACGGGCGTCGTCGAGCGGACCACGGCGATCCTCGCGCATGCCCGCACCGTCAACGACGTCACCGACGTGCTGAAGGACCCGGAGGCCCTCGGCCACCTCGGGGCCGTCAGCGTGATGCTCGGCATCGTCGACGGGGGGCGCATCCACCTCGTCGCCGAGGGCCGGCTCGGCACCTACGTCCCGGAGATCGAGTACACCCGCATCGAGGCCCGCTTCCCGATGAGCGAGGCCGTCCGCAGCCTCCAGCCGGTCTTCATCGCCTCCCGCGACGAGTTCCGGCTCCGGTTCCCCGACCTGTGGCCGTACATCGAGCCGCTGGCCGTCCACAGCGGCGTCTACCTGCCGCTGATCGCGCAGGGCCGGGCCATCGGCGCGCTCGGCCTGCTCTACCGGCGGGAGGGCGACTTCACCGCCGAGGAGCGCAACCTGCTCGTCGCGCTCGGCAGCGGCATCGCGCAGAGCCTCCAGCGCGCCATCCTGTTCGAGCAGGAGCACGACCTCGCGGAGGGCCTGCAGCGGGCCATGCTGCCCCGCCGGATCCCCGACGTCCCCGGCACCAGGATCGCCGTCCGCTACCGGGCCGCGCGGATGGGGCGGAAGATCGGCGGCGACTGGTACGACGTCGTCCCGCTCGGCGAGGGCCGCGTCGGCGTGATGATCGGCGACGTCGAGGGGCACGACACCGACGCGGCCGCAGTCATGGGCCAGCTGCGGATCGTGCTGCGCGCGTACGCCGCCGAGGGCCACACCCCCGACACCGCCATGGCGCGGGCCTCCGCCTTCCTCCACGACCTGGCCACCGACCGCCTGGCGGCCTGCACCTACGCGGAGCTGGACCTCGCCACCGGCATGCTGCGCATGGTCCGGGCCGCGCACCACGACCCGCTGGTCCGGCGCGGTGACGGCAGCTGCCACACCGTCCCCGTGGCCGGGGGGCCGCCGCTGGGCGCGCCGCGGGACGAGCAGCCGGGGGCCGGCACCGGCTACCCCGTCACCAGCGTCGAACTGCACCCCGGCGACACGCTCGTGCTGTGCACCGACGGCCTCCTGGAACGGCACGGCGCCGACCGGGCCGCCGGCATGCGCGACCTCGTACGGGCCGTCAGCACCGGCCCCGCCGACGTGGAGGAGCTGGCCGACGTCCTGTGCGACCCGACCGGCGACCCGGGCGCGCGCGGCGACATGGCCCTGCTCCTGCTGCGCCGCCGCGGCACGCCCACGCCGCGCGGCGGCGGCCCCCTGCGGCTGCGCCTCGCGCCCGGGGACCCGCAGGGCCCGTCGACGGCCCGGCACCTGATCCGGGCGGCCGCGGCGGCCTGGGGCGCCCGCGAGCTGACGGACGAGATCGAGCTGGCGGCGGACGAGCTGATCACCAACGCCCTCGTCCACACCGACGGCGGGGGCCACGTCGGCCTCCGCATGACCGCCGAGGGCCGCATCCGGATCGAGGTCGAGGACTCCAGCAGCGCCCTGCCGCACCGCCGCCAGGCCGGCGACTGGTCCGTCTCGGGGCGCGGCCTGCTGCTGGTGGAGGAGCTGGCGCAGGACTGGGGTGTGGAGCCCCGGGGCGGAGGCAAGTGCGTGTGGTGCGAGTTCGCCGTCCCCGAGCACCCGGCCGGCCCGTGA
- a CDS encoding SRPBCC family protein, with protein MEDPRVVVEREVAAPAERVWRALTDLEAMPRVLSGVEAVEVLTPGPFGVDTRWRETRRMFGSRATEEMRVSVCEAPRRYVAEAFNAGMRYESEFRVEERAPGRSVVRMAFSASPASGGKPPGVFLRLLNRLGTRAAARAVARDLADVAAAVETAGPG; from the coding sequence ATGGAAGATCCCCGGGTGGTCGTGGAGCGTGAGGTGGCCGCTCCTGCGGAGCGCGTGTGGCGGGCGCTGACGGACCTGGAGGCGATGCCGCGGGTTCTGTCGGGCGTGGAGGCGGTCGAGGTGCTCACCCCGGGCCCGTTCGGGGTGGACACCCGGTGGCGGGAGACCCGCCGCATGTTCGGCTCACGGGCGACGGAGGAGATGCGGGTCAGCGTGTGCGAGGCGCCGCGCCGCTACGTCGCCGAGGCCTTCAACGCGGGGATGCGCTACGAGTCGGAGTTCCGGGTGGAGGAGCGGGCGCCGGGGCGGAGCGTCGTCCGGATGGCGTTCTCGGCGTCGCCCGCATCGGGCGGGAAGCCGCCCGGCGTGTTCCTGCGCCTGCTGAACCGGCTGGGGACGCGGGCGGCCGCCCGGGCGGTCGCGAGGGACCTGGCGGACGTGGCCGCGGCCGTCGAGACGGCCGGTCCCGGCTGA
- a CDS encoding DUF6777 domain-containing protein produces the protein MAGAVAALAAAVVLAVVLTRPGGVPSATGGELFLEPASAQGRAPFTESTATVPAGAAESPAPSGDAPDRPPATGTVTTRSLTGASPGLYGGTRDTASCDIEKQVRTLSAEPAKNAAFAEALGIRPAEVPGFLRSLTAVTLRVDTRVTNHGYEDGRPTPYQAVLQAGTAVLVDDHGVPRVRCACGNPLDQPVALKPDSRRFGQPWAAYRPQETVVIRPTVVVINKITFYDARDGRWYQRPAGGAKDPDRPVPPPPVPPGLDPTRSPAATATPTGGPTPPTPPPAPPTPTATATPATPTATATPTPAPTGTGTPSRAVTPSTEPGSATPTASVRLTPVPSQEPTEPYEPTPTPAGPTPASPPPTSPTPAP, from the coding sequence GTGGCCGGCGCCGTCGCGGCGCTCGCCGCGGCCGTCGTGCTCGCGGTGGTGCTGACCCGGCCGGGCGGCGTACCGTCCGCGACGGGCGGCGAGCTGTTCCTCGAACCGGCCTCCGCGCAGGGCAGGGCGCCCTTCACCGAGTCCACGGCGACCGTCCCGGCCGGCGCCGCCGAAAGCCCCGCGCCGTCCGGGGACGCCCCGGACCGGCCTCCCGCCACCGGCACCGTCACGACCCGCTCCCTCACGGGCGCGTCCCCGGGCCTGTACGGCGGCACCCGCGACACGGCAAGCTGCGACATCGAGAAGCAGGTGCGCACCCTGTCCGCGGAACCGGCCAAGAACGCGGCCTTCGCCGAGGCCCTCGGCATCCGGCCTGCCGAGGTCCCCGGCTTCCTGCGCTCGCTGACCGCCGTCACCCTGCGCGTCGACACACGGGTCACCAACCACGGCTACGAGGACGGCCGTCCCACGCCGTACCAGGCGGTGCTCCAGGCCGGTACGGCGGTCCTCGTCGACGACCACGGCGTGCCGCGGGTGCGCTGCGCGTGCGGCAACCCGCTGGACCAGCCGGTCGCGCTGAAGCCGGACTCGCGGCGCTTCGGGCAGCCCTGGGCGGCGTACCGGCCGCAGGAGACGGTGGTGATCAGGCCGACGGTCGTCGTCATCAACAAGATCACGTTCTACGACGCGCGCGACGGACGCTGGTACCAGCGTCCGGCCGGCGGCGCCAAGGACCCGGACCGGCCCGTCCCCCCGCCGCCCGTCCCGCCCGGACTGGACCCCACCCGCAGCCCGGCCGCCACGGCGACCCCCACAGGCGGCCCGACCCCGCCGACGCCCCCTCCGGCCCCGCCCACCCCGACCGCAACGGCGACCCCGGCCACCCCGACCGCAACGGCCACCCCCACCCCCGCCCCCACCGGGACCGGTACCCCGTCCCGGGCCGTCACCCCCTCGACGGAGCCCGGCTCCGCCACCCCGACGGCCTCCGTCCGCCTGACCCCCGTCCCCTCCCAGGAGCCGACCGAGCCGTACGAGCCGACACCCACCCCGGCGGGTCCGACCCCGGCCTCCCCGCCGCCGACGTCTCCCACCCCGGCGCCCTGA
- a CDS encoding streptophobe family protein, with amino-acid sequence MSRTSADSRGARPAWRDALAAVAAGFAVMAAVSAAGLACAGAARLPGAAFPHVVAAVVVLAAGGSVDVAGGEGLLRAEGGLALLPLSVSLAGALTAGLLFLRPLRHRAVAGGRELLARAGPLVLLWLAALAGTALLARQDFAVSPGDPALEDASELLGPAPTVGFRADLPATLLFGLLWIAGLLLVALLVSRRAPLPARLVRFHAAVRPAASATVVLLLAYVALGLGAGLLAAATRGQPDRAFAVILLALPNLAWLALTLGYGGAWDGRADGPFGLPVPQVLDRVVRDADRSAVDVADLARQDGRMWWLVAVTALALLGTGLLAALRSPAHVRPRQHALHLAAALGAAALAVSLLASVDAHFGLALMGIGDAGGLGTTVELLPVLWRNVGLAVLWGAVAGFLGALLARPVHRRAAARGRSAARGR; translated from the coding sequence GTGAGCCGTACGTCCGCGGACTCCCGGGGAGCCCGGCCCGCCTGGCGCGACGCCCTCGCCGCCGTCGCGGCGGGTTTCGCGGTGATGGCCGCGGTCTCCGCCGCGGGCCTGGCCTGCGCGGGCGCCGCGCGGCTGCCGGGCGCCGCCTTCCCGCACGTCGTGGCCGCCGTGGTCGTGCTCGCCGCCGGCGGCTCGGTCGACGTGGCGGGCGGCGAGGGGCTCCTCCGGGCGGAGGGCGGCCTGGCGCTGCTCCCGCTCTCCGTGAGCCTCGCCGGCGCCCTCACCGCCGGCCTGCTGTTCCTGCGCCCGCTGCGCCACAGGGCCGTCGCCGGCGGACGCGAACTCCTCGCCCGGGCCGGCCCGCTGGTGCTGCTGTGGCTGGCCGCGCTCGCCGGCACCGCGCTGCTCGCCCGCCAGGACTTCGCCGTCAGCCCCGGCGACCCGGCGCTGGAGGACGCCTCCGAACTCCTCGGGCCGGCGCCGACGGTCGGGTTCCGCGCGGACCTGCCGGCCACCCTCCTGTTCGGGCTGCTGTGGATCGCGGGCCTGCTGCTGGTGGCGCTGCTCGTCTCGCGCCGGGCACCGCTCCCGGCGCGGCTGGTCCGCTTCCACGCGGCGGTGCGGCCCGCCGCGTCCGCCACCGTCGTGCTGCTCCTCGCGTACGTGGCCCTCGGGCTCGGCGCCGGCCTGCTCGCGGCGGCCACGCGCGGCCAGCCGGACCGGGCGTTCGCCGTGATCCTGCTCGCCCTGCCCAACCTGGCGTGGCTCGCGCTCACCCTCGGCTACGGCGGGGCGTGGGACGGCCGGGCGGACGGGCCGTTCGGGCTGCCCGTGCCGCAGGTGCTGGACCGGGTCGTGCGCGACGCCGACCGGTCCGCGGTGGACGTCGCCGACCTCGCCCGCCAGGACGGGCGCATGTGGTGGCTGGTGGCCGTCACAGCCCTCGCCCTGCTCGGCACGGGCCTGCTGGCCGCCCTCCGCTCCCCCGCGCACGTACGGCCCCGGCAGCACGCCCTGCACCTGGCGGCGGCCCTCGGGGCGGCCGCCCTGGCGGTGTCCCTGCTCGCCTCCGTCGACGCGCACTTCGGGCTGGCCCTGATGGGCATCGGCGACGCGGGCGGGCTCGGCACGACAGTCGAGCTGCTTCCCGTCCTGTGGCGGAACGTGGGGCTCGCCGTGCTGTGGGGCGCGGTCGCGGGCTTCCTCGGCGCCCTGCTGGCCCGGCCGGTGCACCGGCGCGCCGCCGCCCGCGGAAGGTCCGCCGCGCGGGGGCGGTGA